Proteins from one Acanthopagrus latus isolate v.2019 chromosome 18, fAcaLat1.1, whole genome shotgun sequence genomic window:
- the bod1l1 gene encoding biorientation of chromosomes in cell division protein 1-like 1 isoform X7 — protein sequence MAGLPPGDPQLVSMIVSHLKTQGLFDQFRRDCLADVDTKPAYLNLKQRVDNFVSNHLSNHTWSPHLNKNQLRNNIRQLVLQSGMLEQGVDRIVAQVVDPKINHIFRPQVERVVREFLSPGSCSEEPPAPPPLMEIKPDSSVLEQAPSSAPATTSASDAMSILDTITSLNQEASVRASSATDKGRRGQASDELMQLVEEGEQDMSIDEEGDGHYDGRTLDEAEELASEVQALEVKTEDTQEQVDLGREGLIEEVKMEEEESRGQELTEEEKDKGAAKATGKPTEEKQDEDQLKSTSQAKQKARERIKEEYFLEDSDLDGLSDITVSSVHTSDLSSFEEESEDEEQPSDSSEEGELPPDDQGEEAEKTQGSGEAGEEDRKPRRKAYVHKPFLYSRYYSDSDDEVTVEERRRSAAKDKEERLLKRQQNRERMEEKRKQKAVQAEEQDRKKQRSGDSAGLEGPRAKEARKERKVLEKKMALNRKRKLDSRKEGDVSSKKRGDAEGSKKAEVKSTSSKTPQPKLIRNLSESTSSDERHRRMSGSVSEDSSEAKKLCDKGRAHSFFLELEQGSQEALKQRSVGKFDRLSRKELHSKERKEKERSLSDEHAKLKQKQEKKSEHQADESQQKEGAAGKVLSEEKKFKIKSEKKTTREGKLSVSEALADESPKDAAVKKTKAPSLEAVKAEKDKIREKEKDKEKSKEKEKVKGEKSSAKGDFKQLLRPDSAGSSEDRSDMEPGMDGSKKKDKHSKEVLKRSKSHSEDRPGDKPKSKTESKDGEKEKIKTDQDGQKSIKSSSETDKDPKRVKPTEKGKSVDKSKTKSKEEAKTLLSKTDKVQSSEVKITGGASVSKPEATKEKKKEGNAKEQRKVSEEPLHEKPENKSAKKKLEKKEKVADKRDDSQEEKKAPKDDKLEKSDKSSKSSVSSLSLDAEELPKKRALFQDTSTDSDPVTTTVTTSFSDDTCDALSDITPEPPEGETESRLSEMPAVPAEADALLTLMDVCTSAEARLPPEGSREDVAAEMTLQDADMKMKEAALTLLSMDPDSTVSSSLICQDTREETEVTQTAPQPTETTAAEQEEQHPPMDVQTAAETEFTASEPSPVTSQETVELVAEKTNETDVTDNSEKEMDDARVEILETPASQEGETASDEVQAPVNEDEARRTEVAPETEPDEITAAEPTAGTSKEAADEVVCEPEEVRAAAEENAASAVSDATEQVSEMSSEQDVEDTKSSPKTEDEVAEDNQASMEVDNSEAESKTMEEKNVAEETTDPQTVEHSVLEKTEEVKESEPDSQFKLVKQISNVSSTDSQEDEKGSDMSEKDEKTEGRGRRKRKLSTHKVAAVKESGDEKEEMESKEQPSAEETDQEKVVAVRTPRRGRSSRTSEESEKEPEKQEETPSRGGRRPGAKGAAAASDDQKKDENKDEENAETSPQKPAESEETTEEESVPKKTGRRGSQVSLTSPVPEDTEAAGSSDSKETSDTRTPAVKRKRSEETEEAVEETQTEEEVEKVSSQQEESEQQPEKDSACSPSVSRAEEEVKEEISSEKRTDEVEEEQTQEDQETTPKRAGRRGRPPKAAAAAAAATDDPDKKPEEKDSEQQNDEEEEEDDAEREGEEKGTATRATTRSASRLEAERNKPSKPSTRASRQNGKEETAAGTRGTRGQAAAAAAAAAAAVAKGGRKREASPPAVRTRGGQKSEEPPSKRAKR from the exons CCAGCTTACTTGAACCTGAAACAAAGAGTGGACAACTTTGTCTCTAATCACCTCTCCAACCACACATGGAGCCCTCACTTGAACAAGAACCAGCTGAGAAACAACATCAGGCAACTCGTGCTGCA ATCCGGCATGCTGGAGCAGGGAGTGGACAGAATCGTGGCCCAGGTGGTGGATCCCAAAATCAACCATATCTTCAGGCCACAGGTGGAGAGGGTGGTCCGAGAGTTTCTGTCGCCCGGCAGCTGCTCAGAGGAGCCACCGGCCCCACCGCCTTTAATGGAGATCAAACCAGACAGCAGCGTTCTTGAGCAAG CCCCGTCTTCTGCTCCAGCCACCACGTCAGCCAGCGACGCCATGTCCATTCTGGATACCATAACATCTCTTAACCAGGAGGCCAGCGTCAGGGCCAGCTCAGCCACAGATAAAGGACGCAGAGGCCAAGCTTCAGATGAGCTCatgcagctggtggaggagggcgAGCAGGACATGAGCATTGACGAGGAAGGAGACGGCCACTATGACGGGAGGACACTGGACGAGGCGGAGGAGCTGGCATCAGAGGTCCAGGCGTTAGAGGTGAAGACAGAGGACACTCAGGAGCAGGTGGACCTGGGGAGAGAGGGATTGATAGAGGAggtgaagatggaggaggaggagtcgaGAGGCcaggagctgacagaggaggagaaagataaAGGTGCTGCCAAAGCGACTGGAAAACCAACAGAGGAGAAGCAGGATGAGGATCAGCTGAAATCTACAAGTCAGGCCAAGCAGAAAGCCAgagagaggataaaggaag AATACTTTTTGGAGGACTCGGACCTGGACGGCCTGAGCGACATCACAGTGAGCTCCGTCCACACCAGCGACCTGTCGTCGTTCGAGGAAGAAAGTGAAGATGAGGAGCAGCCGTCTGATTCCTCTGAGGAGGGGGAGCTTCCACCAGATG ATCAAGGTGAAGAAGCAGAAAAGACACAAGGCAGCGGcgaagcaggagaggaagatcGTAAACCTCGCCGCAAGGCCTACGTTCACAAGCCCTTCCTCTACTCCCGTTACTACAGCGACTCGGACGACGAAGTCACAGTGGAGGAGCGTCGGAGATCTGCG GCAAAGGACAAAGAGGAAAGGCTGCTcaagagacaacagaacagagagcGGATGGAAGAAAAGCGTAAACAGAAAGCAGTGCAGGCTGAAGAACAAG ATCGTAAAAAGCAAAGGAGTGGGGACTCTGCCGGGCTGGAGGGCCCGAGAGCAAAAGAGGCTCGCAAAGAAAGGAaagttctggagaagaaaatggctctcaacaggaagaggaagctaGACTCAAG GAAAGAGGGAGATGTTTCCAGCAAAAAGAGAGGAGATGCAGAAGGGTCCAAGAAAGCG GAGGTAAAATCTACATCTTCAAAGACTCCACAGCCGAAACTAATCAGAAATCTGTCAGAATCTACATCGTCGGACGAGAGGCACAGGAGGATGAGTGGCAGCGTCTCAGAAGATTCCAGCGAAGCCAAAAAGCTGTGCGACAAAGGCAGAGCTCACTCCTTCTTCCTGGAGTTGGAACAAGGTTCCCAAGAGGCTCTTAAACAACGTTCAGTTGGGAAATTTGATAGGTTGTCCCGCAAAGAACTTCACTCTAAGGAACGCAAAGAGAAAGAGCGCAGCTTGTCAGATGAACACGccaaactcaaacaaaagcAGGAGAAGAAGTCTGAACATCAGGCAGATGAATCTCAGCAGAAGGAAGGTGCTGCTGGCAAAGTGTTGTCTGAAGAGAAGAAGTTTAAGATTAAAAGCGAGAAGAAAACCACAAGAGAAGGAAAGCTGTCTGTGTCAGAGGCGCTGGCAGATGAAAGTCCTAAAGATGCTGCTGTCAAGAAGACGAAAGCACCGTCGCTAGAGGCTGTCAAAGCAGAGAAGGACAAAATtagggagaaggagaaagataaggagaagagcaaagaaaaggaaaaggtcaAAGGAGAGAAAAGTTCAGCTAAAGGTGacttcaaacagctgcttcGTCCTGATTCTGCCGGCTCCTCTGAGGATCGGTCTGACATGGAGCCTGGGATGGACGGCAGCAAGAAGAAAGATAAACACTCCAAGGAAGTCCTGAAGAGGTCCAAGAGCCACTCAGAGGACAGACCGGGAGACAAACCCAAATCTAAAACAGAGAGCAAAGACGGCGAGAAGGAAAAGATCAAAACAGATCAAGATGGCCAGAAATCAATAAAGTCCAGCTCTGAAACTGACAAAGATCCAAAAAGGGTCAAGccaacagaaaaaggaaaaagcgtGGACAAAtctaaaacaaaatcaaaagaggAAGCAAAGACTCTATTATCAAAGACGGATAAAGTTCAGAGTTCAGAGGTCAAAATCACAGGAGGTGCATCTGTCAGCAAACCAGAGGCAacgaaggagaagaagaaagagggaaatgCAAAGGAGCAGCGGAAAGTCTCAGAGGAGCCTCTCCACgagaaaccagaaaacaagagtgcaaagaaaaaactggagaagaaggagaaagtcGCAGACAAGAGAGATGATAGtcaagaagagaagaaagcaCCTAAAGACGACAAACTGGAAAAGTCTGATAAATCTTCAAAGTCTTCGGTTTCCTCGCTGAGTCTCGATGCAGAGGAGCTGCCGAAGAAACGCGCTCTTTTCCAAGACACAAGCACCGACTCCGATCCCGTCACCACCACCGTCACCACCTCCTTCTCAGACGACACCTGCGACGCTTTGAGCGACATCACCCCCGAGCCACCTGAGGGTGAGACGGAGTCGCGGCTCAGTGAGATGCCAGCTGTGCCGGCCGAGGCCGACGCTCTGCTGACTCTCATGGACGTCTGCACCTCAGCAGAGGCGAGACTTCCGCCTGAGGGCAGTCGAGAGGACGTGGCGGCTGAGATGACTCTGCAGGATGCTGATATGAAGATGAAAGAAGCAGCTCTGACTCTGCTCTCCATGGATCCTGACAGCACAGTGTCCTCCAGTTTAATTTGCCAAGATACGAGGGAAGAGACTGAGGTGACTCAGACTGCGCCACAACCGACGGAAACCACTGCAGCTGAACAAGAAGAGCAACATCCTCCGATGGACgtacaaacagctgctgaaactGAGTTCACAGCCTCTGAGCCGTCACCAGTTACATCTCAGGAAACTGTTGAGCTTGTTGCTGAAAAAACAAACGAGACAg ACGTGACTGACAATTCAGAGAAGGAAATGGACGATGCAAGGGTTGAAATTTTGGAAACTCCGGCTTCACAG GAGGGTGAGACTGCCTCAGATGAAGTTCAGGCTCCTGTAAATGAAGATGAAGCCAGACGTACAGAAGTCGCTCCTGAAACGGAGCCTGATGaaataacagcagcagaacCAACAGCAGGAACTAGTAAAGAAG CTGCTGATGAAGTCGTGTGTGAACCAGAGGAagtcagagcagctgcagaggaaaacgCAGCCTCAGCTGTTTCTGATGCCACTGAACAAGTCTCAGAAATGTCCAGTGAACAAG ATGTTGAAGACACAAAGTCAAGCCCCAAG acagaagacGAGGTGGCTGAGGACAACCAGGCCTCGATGGAAGTAGATAATA GTGAAGCAGAGAGTAAAAcgatggaagaaaaaaatgttgcagaagAGACGACGGATCCACAAACT GTGGAACACAGTGTGCTGGAGAAAACTGAGGAGGTGAAGGAAAGTGAACCTGACAGTCAGTTCAAACTTGTCAAACAAATCA gtaACGTCTCCAGCACAGACAGCCAGGAAGATGAGAAGGGATCGGACATGTCAGAGAAG GACGAGAAGAcggaaggaagaggaagacgtaAACGAAAGCTGTCCACTCACAAAGTCGCAGCAGTGAAAGAATCTGGTGACGAGAAGGAAGAAATGGAAAGCAAAGAGCAGCCATCAGCTGAG gAAACGGATCAGGAGAAGGTGGTGGCAGTCAGGACACCACGTCGGGGTCGATCATCCAGAACCAGCGAGGAGTCGGAGAAGGAACCcgagaaacaggaggagactCCGAGTCGTGGAGGAAGACGACCGGGAGCCAAAGGAGCCGCTGCCG CCTCAGATGACCAGAAGAAGGATGAGAATAAAGACGAGGAGAACGCAGAAACGTCACCACAGAAACCAGCTGAGAGTGAAGAG ACGACTGAAGAGGAAAGTGTGCCAAAGAAAACTGGACGGCGAGGAAGTCAAGTGAGTCTGACGTCTCCTGTTCCAGAGGACACCGAAGCTGCAGGAAGCTCCGACTCCAAAGAGACCAGTGACACAC GTACACCAgcagtgaagaggaagaggtcagaggagacggaggaagCTGTGGAG GAAACCCAGACTGAAGAGGAAGTAGAGAAGGTCAGCAGTCAACAGGAAGAAAGTGAGCAGCAGCCTGAAAAAGATAGTG cTTGTTCCCCTTCAGTGAGTCGAGCAGAGGAAGAAGTCAAAGAGGAAATCAGCAGCGAGAAGAGAACAGATGAG GTTGAGGAGGAGCAAACCCAAGAGGACCAAGAGACGACTCCAAAGAGAGCCGGTCGGAGGGGACGACCACcgaaggcagcagcagcagcagcagcagccacagacgATCCAG ACAAAAAGCCTGAAGAAAAAGACAGCGAGCAGCAGAacgatgaagaggaggaggaggatgatgctgagagagagggggaggagaaaggAACTGCAACCAGAGCGACCACACGCTCTGCATCTCGCCTGGAGGCTGAAAG AAACAAGCCAAGTAAACCATCCACCCGGGCAAGTCGACAGAACGGTAAAGAGGAGACCGCAGCTGGCACACG TGGGACGAGGGGccaggcggcggcggcggcggcagcagcagcagcagcggtggcgAAGGGGGGCCGTAAACGGGAGGCCAGCCCCCCTGCGGTGCGAACGCGGGGAGGACAGAAATCGGAGGAGCCCCCTTCCAAGAGAGCCAAACGCTGA
- the bod1l1 gene encoding biorientation of chromosomes in cell division protein 1-like 1 isoform X3, translating into MAGLPPGDPQLVSMIVSHLKTQGLFDQFRRDCLADVDTKPAYLNLKQRVDNFVSNHLSNHTWSPHLNKNQLRNNIRQLVLQSGMLEQGVDRIVAQVVDPKINHIFRPQVERVVREFLSPGSCSEEPPAPPPLMEIKPDSSVLEQAPSSAPATTSASDAMSILDTITSLNQEASVRASSATDKGRRGQASDELMQLVEEGEQDMSIDEEGDGHYDGRTLDEAEELASEVQALEVKTEDTQEQVDLGREGLIEEVKMEEEESRGQELTEEEKDKGAAKATGKPTEEKQDEDQLKSTSQAKQKARERIKEEYFLEDSDLDGLSDITVSSVHTSDLSSFEEESEDEEQPSDSSEEGELPPDDQGEEAEKTQGSGEAGEEDRKPRRKAYVHKPFLYSRYYSDSDDEVTVEERRRSAAKDKEERLLKRQQNRERMEEKRKQKAVQAEEQDRKKQRSGDSAGLEGPRAKEARKERKVLEKKMALNRKRKLDSRKEGDVSSKKRGDAEGSKKAEVKSTSSKTPQPKLIRNLSESTSSDERHRRMSGSVSEDSSEAKKLCDKGRAHSFFLELEQGSQEALKQRSVGKFDRLSRKELHSKERKEKERSLSDEHAKLKQKQEKKSEHQADESQQKEGAAGKVLSEEKKFKIKSEKKTTREGKLSVSEALADESPKDAAVKKTKAPSLEAVKAEKDKIREKEKDKEKSKEKEKVKGEKSSAKGDFKQLLRPDSAGSSEDRSDMEPGMDGSKKKDKHSKEVLKRSKSHSEDRPGDKPKSKTESKDGEKEKIKTDQDGQKSIKSSSETDKDPKRVKPTEKGKSVDKSKTKSKEEAKTLLSKTDKVQSSEVKITGGASVSKPEATKEKKKEGNAKEQRKVSEEPLHEKPENKSAKKKLEKKEKVADKRDDSQEEKKAPKDDKLEKSDKSSKSSVSSLSLDAEELPKKRALFQDTSTDSDPVTTTVTTSFSDDTCDALSDITPEPPEGETESRLSEMPAVPAEADALLTLMDVCTSAEARLPPEGSREDVAAEMTLQDADMKMKEAALTLLSMDPDSTVSSSLICQDTREETEVTQTAPQPTETTAAEQEEQHPPMDVQTAAETEFTASEPSPVTSQETVELVAEKTNETDVTDNSEKEMDDARVEILETPASQEGETASDEVQAPVNEDEARRTEVAPETEPDEITAAEPTAGTSKEAADEVVCEPEEVRAAAEENAASAVSDATEQVSEMSSEQEQTEPDVEDTKSSPKTEDEVAEDNQASMEVDNSEAESKTMEEKNVAEETTDPQTVEHSVLEKTEEVKESEPDSQFKLVKQISNVSSTDSQEDEKGSDMSEKDEKTEGRGRRKRKLSTHKVAAVKESGDEKEEMESKEQPSAEETDQEKVVAVRTPRRGRSSRTSEESEKEPEKQEETPSRGGRRPGAKGAAAASDDQKKDENKDEENAETSPQKPAESEETTEEESVPKKTGRRGSQVSLTSPVPEDTEAAGSSDSKETSDTRTPAVKRKRSEETEEAVEETQTEEEVEKVSSQQEESEQQPEKDSACSPSVSRAEEEVKEEISSEKRTDEVEEEQTQEDQETTPKRAGRRGRPPKAAAAAAAATDDPDKKPEEKDSEQQNDEEEEEDDAEREGEEKGTATRATTRSASRLEAERNKPSKPSTRASRQNGKEETAAGTRGTRGQAAAAAAAAAAAVAKGGRKREASPPAVRTRGGQKSEEPPSKRAKR; encoded by the exons CCAGCTTACTTGAACCTGAAACAAAGAGTGGACAACTTTGTCTCTAATCACCTCTCCAACCACACATGGAGCCCTCACTTGAACAAGAACCAGCTGAGAAACAACATCAGGCAACTCGTGCTGCA ATCCGGCATGCTGGAGCAGGGAGTGGACAGAATCGTGGCCCAGGTGGTGGATCCCAAAATCAACCATATCTTCAGGCCACAGGTGGAGAGGGTGGTCCGAGAGTTTCTGTCGCCCGGCAGCTGCTCAGAGGAGCCACCGGCCCCACCGCCTTTAATGGAGATCAAACCAGACAGCAGCGTTCTTGAGCAAG CCCCGTCTTCTGCTCCAGCCACCACGTCAGCCAGCGACGCCATGTCCATTCTGGATACCATAACATCTCTTAACCAGGAGGCCAGCGTCAGGGCCAGCTCAGCCACAGATAAAGGACGCAGAGGCCAAGCTTCAGATGAGCTCatgcagctggtggaggagggcgAGCAGGACATGAGCATTGACGAGGAAGGAGACGGCCACTATGACGGGAGGACACTGGACGAGGCGGAGGAGCTGGCATCAGAGGTCCAGGCGTTAGAGGTGAAGACAGAGGACACTCAGGAGCAGGTGGACCTGGGGAGAGAGGGATTGATAGAGGAggtgaagatggaggaggaggagtcgaGAGGCcaggagctgacagaggaggagaaagataaAGGTGCTGCCAAAGCGACTGGAAAACCAACAGAGGAGAAGCAGGATGAGGATCAGCTGAAATCTACAAGTCAGGCCAAGCAGAAAGCCAgagagaggataaaggaag AATACTTTTTGGAGGACTCGGACCTGGACGGCCTGAGCGACATCACAGTGAGCTCCGTCCACACCAGCGACCTGTCGTCGTTCGAGGAAGAAAGTGAAGATGAGGAGCAGCCGTCTGATTCCTCTGAGGAGGGGGAGCTTCCACCAGATG ATCAAGGTGAAGAAGCAGAAAAGACACAAGGCAGCGGcgaagcaggagaggaagatcGTAAACCTCGCCGCAAGGCCTACGTTCACAAGCCCTTCCTCTACTCCCGTTACTACAGCGACTCGGACGACGAAGTCACAGTGGAGGAGCGTCGGAGATCTGCG GCAAAGGACAAAGAGGAAAGGCTGCTcaagagacaacagaacagagagcGGATGGAAGAAAAGCGTAAACAGAAAGCAGTGCAGGCTGAAGAACAAG ATCGTAAAAAGCAAAGGAGTGGGGACTCTGCCGGGCTGGAGGGCCCGAGAGCAAAAGAGGCTCGCAAAGAAAGGAaagttctggagaagaaaatggctctcaacaggaagaggaagctaGACTCAAG GAAAGAGGGAGATGTTTCCAGCAAAAAGAGAGGAGATGCAGAAGGGTCCAAGAAAGCG GAGGTAAAATCTACATCTTCAAAGACTCCACAGCCGAAACTAATCAGAAATCTGTCAGAATCTACATCGTCGGACGAGAGGCACAGGAGGATGAGTGGCAGCGTCTCAGAAGATTCCAGCGAAGCCAAAAAGCTGTGCGACAAAGGCAGAGCTCACTCCTTCTTCCTGGAGTTGGAACAAGGTTCCCAAGAGGCTCTTAAACAACGTTCAGTTGGGAAATTTGATAGGTTGTCCCGCAAAGAACTTCACTCTAAGGAACGCAAAGAGAAAGAGCGCAGCTTGTCAGATGAACACGccaaactcaaacaaaagcAGGAGAAGAAGTCTGAACATCAGGCAGATGAATCTCAGCAGAAGGAAGGTGCTGCTGGCAAAGTGTTGTCTGAAGAGAAGAAGTTTAAGATTAAAAGCGAGAAGAAAACCACAAGAGAAGGAAAGCTGTCTGTGTCAGAGGCGCTGGCAGATGAAAGTCCTAAAGATGCTGCTGTCAAGAAGACGAAAGCACCGTCGCTAGAGGCTGTCAAAGCAGAGAAGGACAAAATtagggagaaggagaaagataaggagaagagcaaagaaaaggaaaaggtcaAAGGAGAGAAAAGTTCAGCTAAAGGTGacttcaaacagctgcttcGTCCTGATTCTGCCGGCTCCTCTGAGGATCGGTCTGACATGGAGCCTGGGATGGACGGCAGCAAGAAGAAAGATAAACACTCCAAGGAAGTCCTGAAGAGGTCCAAGAGCCACTCAGAGGACAGACCGGGAGACAAACCCAAATCTAAAACAGAGAGCAAAGACGGCGAGAAGGAAAAGATCAAAACAGATCAAGATGGCCAGAAATCAATAAAGTCCAGCTCTGAAACTGACAAAGATCCAAAAAGGGTCAAGccaacagaaaaaggaaaaagcgtGGACAAAtctaaaacaaaatcaaaagaggAAGCAAAGACTCTATTATCAAAGACGGATAAAGTTCAGAGTTCAGAGGTCAAAATCACAGGAGGTGCATCTGTCAGCAAACCAGAGGCAacgaaggagaagaagaaagagggaaatgCAAAGGAGCAGCGGAAAGTCTCAGAGGAGCCTCTCCACgagaaaccagaaaacaagagtgcaaagaaaaaactggagaagaaggagaaagtcGCAGACAAGAGAGATGATAGtcaagaagagaagaaagcaCCTAAAGACGACAAACTGGAAAAGTCTGATAAATCTTCAAAGTCTTCGGTTTCCTCGCTGAGTCTCGATGCAGAGGAGCTGCCGAAGAAACGCGCTCTTTTCCAAGACACAAGCACCGACTCCGATCCCGTCACCACCACCGTCACCACCTCCTTCTCAGACGACACCTGCGACGCTTTGAGCGACATCACCCCCGAGCCACCTGAGGGTGAGACGGAGTCGCGGCTCAGTGAGATGCCAGCTGTGCCGGCCGAGGCCGACGCTCTGCTGACTCTCATGGACGTCTGCACCTCAGCAGAGGCGAGACTTCCGCCTGAGGGCAGTCGAGAGGACGTGGCGGCTGAGATGACTCTGCAGGATGCTGATATGAAGATGAAAGAAGCAGCTCTGACTCTGCTCTCCATGGATCCTGACAGCACAGTGTCCTCCAGTTTAATTTGCCAAGATACGAGGGAAGAGACTGAGGTGACTCAGACTGCGCCACAACCGACGGAAACCACTGCAGCTGAACAAGAAGAGCAACATCCTCCGATGGACgtacaaacagctgctgaaactGAGTTCACAGCCTCTGAGCCGTCACCAGTTACATCTCAGGAAACTGTTGAGCTTGTTGCTGAAAAAACAAACGAGACAg ACGTGACTGACAATTCAGAGAAGGAAATGGACGATGCAAGGGTTGAAATTTTGGAAACTCCGGCTTCACAG GAGGGTGAGACTGCCTCAGATGAAGTTCAGGCTCCTGTAAATGAAGATGAAGCCAGACGTACAGAAGTCGCTCCTGAAACGGAGCCTGATGaaataacagcagcagaacCAACAGCAGGAACTAGTAAAGAAG CTGCTGATGAAGTCGTGTGTGAACCAGAGGAagtcagagcagctgcagaggaaaacgCAGCCTCAGCTGTTTCTGATGCCACTGAACAAGTCTCAGAAATGTCCAGTGAACAAG AACAAACCGAGCCAGATGTTGAAGACACAAAGTCAAGCCCCAAG acagaagacGAGGTGGCTGAGGACAACCAGGCCTCGATGGAAGTAGATAATA GTGAAGCAGAGAGTAAAAcgatggaagaaaaaaatgttgcagaagAGACGACGGATCCACAAACT GTGGAACACAGTGTGCTGGAGAAAACTGAGGAGGTGAAGGAAAGTGAACCTGACAGTCAGTTCAAACTTGTCAAACAAATCA gtaACGTCTCCAGCACAGACAGCCAGGAAGATGAGAAGGGATCGGACATGTCAGAGAAG GACGAGAAGAcggaaggaagaggaagacgtaAACGAAAGCTGTCCACTCACAAAGTCGCAGCAGTGAAAGAATCTGGTGACGAGAAGGAAGAAATGGAAAGCAAAGAGCAGCCATCAGCTGAG gAAACGGATCAGGAGAAGGTGGTGGCAGTCAGGACACCACGTCGGGGTCGATCATCCAGAACCAGCGAGGAGTCGGAGAAGGAACCcgagaaacaggaggagactCCGAGTCGTGGAGGAAGACGACCGGGAGCCAAAGGAGCCGCTGCCG CCTCAGATGACCAGAAGAAGGATGAGAATAAAGACGAGGAGAACGCAGAAACGTCACCACAGAAACCAGCTGAGAGTGAAGAG ACGACTGAAGAGGAAAGTGTGCCAAAGAAAACTGGACGGCGAGGAAGTCAAGTGAGTCTGACGTCTCCTGTTCCAGAGGACACCGAAGCTGCAGGAAGCTCCGACTCCAAAGAGACCAGTGACACAC GTACACCAgcagtgaagaggaagaggtcagaggagacggaggaagCTGTGGAG GAAACCCAGACTGAAGAGGAAGTAGAGAAGGTCAGCAGTCAACAGGAAGAAAGTGAGCAGCAGCCTGAAAAAGATAGTG cTTGTTCCCCTTCAGTGAGTCGAGCAGAGGAAGAAGTCAAAGAGGAAATCAGCAGCGAGAAGAGAACAGATGAG GTTGAGGAGGAGCAAACCCAAGAGGACCAAGAGACGACTCCAAAGAGAGCCGGTCGGAGGGGACGACCACcgaaggcagcagcagcagcagcagcagccacagacgATCCAG ACAAAAAGCCTGAAGAAAAAGACAGCGAGCAGCAGAacgatgaagaggaggaggaggatgatgctgagagagagggggaggagaaaggAACTGCAACCAGAGCGACCACACGCTCTGCATCTCGCCTGGAGGCTGAAAG AAACAAGCCAAGTAAACCATCCACCCGGGCAAGTCGACAGAACGGTAAAGAGGAGACCGCAGCTGGCACACG TGGGACGAGGGGccaggcggcggcggcggcggcagcagcagcagcagcggtggcgAAGGGGGGCCGTAAACGGGAGGCCAGCCCCCCTGCGGTGCGAACGCGGGGAGGACAGAAATCGGAGGAGCCCCCTTCCAAGAGAGCCAAACGCTGA